acgattatgttctatccacaattctaaaccttattcatccgctcgttccgaccgacaatcattccgggataatggaagaagtcaacgagcttcgcgctcgaataatcaatttggagaatatagtgcaaaacgtatcagcttcagcaacatcaccagcaccaacagtaccaccaacatcaataccagtaccaccaacaacccaagtttcaacatcacacgcctcaacatctcattatgtacctcgagcataaccatcgttctacatgacgttctacaccattcatcttcgttcgacatgcgattatgtaatctctaatgttttagagattatatattctagttctaacggtaaatcaaatgagattaatatcatattgactcattaaatccatgattatatctgaagaaaatatatatgtatatatgttttcataaagattgtaattaaaaattctttgtacaaactgttaatggtgaaaatattttaacgggtaggtaattctcgaggaatatttagatttcacattaataagttacactgtacattcttcgaatctgattcaacagtcacacacactttctctcttcacattaataagttacactgtacattcttcgaatctgattcaacagtcacacacactttctctctaattctctctctagtctttctcacactaaaattgtaagttcttgaattttcttcttcttctttttctttattGAATCAcgacatcgtcatcatcatcaaaggatcaagctttttagctttttgatcttgttacatcttgtagattcaaactttgatttggaatcttcaagaacatgaaagattcaagttttttagctttgaatcttcatttctttgttggatctaagttttatagcttaagatcactttattttgttaaaagatcaaaacttatgtttatgatcttcttaaaacttgtagatctagctttatgCTTTAAGGATCTACAAGAATGttagagatccaagctttctagcttagggtttcattattttgtttagatctaagctttatagcttatgatctcattacttttactagatcttagctttctagcttatggtctcattaatcttgtaaaaatccaagctttctagcttagagtttcttaatacttgatatctaagttattattgtagatctcacttacttggaacctttcttTGATTTttgtggtgataaaaatcaagtctccatcatctcatatgatgaagatgcataaacttgtatcaaaatgacaaaggttgaagctttattgtgtttatacaataaagaggcaactttgatgttcaaaacttatagaaagttagcttttacttttagttgtgtgttgatggttaaaacttggtcatgatgatgctaaaacatcaaagagttgtacacttttggcttatacgcatcaaggatgagaaccgtgatgagcatcaaacaccaagaaacccatcggagcacttgttgctgtttttcagggtctgatcagactcctgatacttctggaaagttgatttaacagatagttcggtttgagtagatgacttttcgtttaagactcacctaaatccgatatacggtttaggatttatagccttcagaAAATCACTACGCGAGCATTAATCAAGAAATAGAATACCAAATACCTTTGCTGGTAAACCGAAAACTGGAATCAACTGAAAATGGATTTTGGCTTGCAACACGAAAACTGGAATTAGAGTTGGAATTGGAGAAGATATTATTGGTAAATTGATAAAAGGAAACAAAAAAGTATGTTGTTCATGAAGACCCGATTGTCCAAGGCATGGAAAGTATGGCGCAACGGTACTTGTTTGTACAGATGATGAAGCAACCCCTTGTGCGGCCTTTTTTATAATATTTTCGGTCGGCGCCGACCCGGTTAATACTCCTCTCCCGGTTCGAAACTTGGCCGGTCGACATAGGGCAAACGGTGAACAGAGGACGTATGTGAGTTAGAGGGGTAAACGTGGACCAATGGGAGAGAAACAATCCCACTTGTATTTAATATGTGTTTAATTAAGTCttgaaaaatatataaatttttaaataaaaaaaaaatatataaataaataaacttgtGTATCCTAATTTATAGGATCGTTAAAATGCGAACAAACCAAATTCATTTGCCATTGAATCGGTCCTTCTCCCTACAAATTTAaacaataccaataataataactttatttcgTTCTCTGCGTTCTCGGAAAAAAGTACGAATCTTAATATTTTATTCGATTCGATACACATTTGATCCATGGATTAGGGTTTCATAGTTATAATCTTCGTTCATAATCGATATATATGATGTTTGTGCAGGTTATCCAGGTTGTTTCCAGTTGCAGTTTTCTTGAAAATGTAAGTTTCATTTGCTATTTTGATGCTGCTTTATCGTATACACACTTAAAATATATGCATACACGCTGATCTAAATCTAAATACCTAATTATAAAGAGTTATTAATTGACGAAATCAATTTTGTGCAGTAAACGTTAGTTGTAGTATATTGGTGTGTTAAATCGTTAGCCACTTAGTTATATAGCTTTGGATTTTTTCAATATGATTGAGTTTATGCATCTGAACATGTTACTTGCAATCTCAAATGCAAAAGGTtacagtactttttttttttttttttttttatttcaaaaatctGTTTACTGATTTTTTGCAACAAAGAGGATGAGAAAATCGATAATTACAATCTAAAAAGTTTCCAAAACGATGTAATTATTTGACAAAATATCGAAAAAGCTATTTGGATGTGAATTCTGTTGCTAGTATTTAGAAACTAGCAAAATAAAATTGTTGGCAAAAATAAGGccccgtttggctcacggaatccaaTGGGATCCCATGGGATCCCATTCCGCCGGAATCCCATTGTATTCCGTGAGCCAAACCGGGCCTAAGAGTCTAATCTGTGTCGTTTGTGAAAACGATTAAACGCTCCAAGATGTTTCGTTTCTGCCTTTTATCGGTTTCTTAATAGCAAAACAACTCCATTTTTTCTGACTTCTATGCAATTTCATATTGGAAGATGGTTGAAAAAAtgtgtatatgtaatatgtatatactTATATGCTGTACACTGTTACGAGAACATATATCCAAATGAAAAAAGCATGAGTAATTACACTCGATGTGATAACTAAACCAATTCCTGAACAATTTACATTTTCTTTATACATCTAAGCATTTTTTAGGCCAAGTTTTACAGTTTCTATTGGCTAATTGGCTGACTGTAAGTCGTCTTAGCTGAGTATCTTGTAGAAAGTGTCATGTTGTATTATCTTTGCAATAATTTGATTTTTGTGTGTGGGTAAATCCAAGTGGATATCTTGTGACTCTAATACCGATAATGAGGACTACTCAGTACCAACGTGTAGTATTTTATGCTACATTTTACAAATCTTACTGAGCTGCTAATATGGCTAATATCCACCTCTATTTCTATTAACGTTTTGTCACTCGTTTATATGTAACATTGTCTGCTAGCTTATGCCTTTGTGCCTTGCATTATGTTTTTGAAGGATTACTATATGCATAATGCATTTGATACTTTGATTTGTCATCTAATGAAATCATCTTCTACTAACCTATCATTTTGTTCTTATCATTAAAGGGGTGATGCAGAACCAGTTGACCAAAAAAGGTAtctagaagattcatccaagcccAAGTGTGTTAGACCTCTCATCGAGTATCAGGTGCTTTTAACTATCTGAAACTCAAGTGCCAATTTTTTACAATCGTAATATTTTTTGCAAGTTAACGTGCCTCCTGAAATAGTACTGTTTGATGAGACTGCACATATCGTATGGGTTGATGATAATGTCTCTATTATAATGCAACATGTATTACCTGTTGATCATATAAAAGATGTGTAATATAAACCACCCTGCTCGGGTATTACATAtgggtttatattgattataatttTGATGTTAGGTGGGATAATTTTAGGTGGATGAAACGTCATAATTATTTCAGCGTGTCCTAATATAGCATCCTTGTAAATTTCATACGTAACTTCAGAGAAAAATCGTAGTCTTAAAACTCGGCAGTTTACGTTCTGTCCTTACCGAAGTTGAAACTTAATATGAGGTTAAGCAAGTCTCGGAGATCTATGGTGACTCCTTCAACGGTTTTAATGCGTCTCTCTTTAAtccctttatatattatataacaccCATATTAACTTTACAGATATGACAAAGAAAATAAGACCGTTAAACgaatattttattgttatttatgaACAAACCGACAGTACAACTAAAACATTTCAGCACCTCACCCCCAAAGACCCGAAAAACTATGATGTGTTACATTTTATTTTTACCCTGAGTATAAATATAAACTAGTTTATTACCCCGCGAAATCGCGGGATTGTGTATGAAAATATGTTGTGCGAGATTATGTATGAAAATATGTTGTGCGGGATTATGTATGAAAATTTGTTATAGCAGAGTAATACATTTTCGAAAAgtaaaatttattttttatttagttaCATACTAGTATACAGTAGGCTTTCCTTTCTTATACCTTAGGTATTTTTCTGTGAATTGTACATAGACTGGGAAAAAAATTTATAAAGTGTTGACCATTTTCTATATGGGCTTAGACATTAGATCTGTGCTGTTTAAAATTCGTTTATTTTGAGTTGTTAGTTTAGGAGTTTCTAGGATAATGATTATTGACTGGACGTTTTGGTTGCAAATCCAGTAAATTGATGACATTAATACGTACAGCAGGTGACATGATACACAATTTTGTGTGTGATTATAATGATATGGCATTTTAACGCTTTAGGTGTAACTTTAGATTGCTGAATTACATGAACAAAAGTTTTACAAGGGTTAGAATGTTAGATGGCATAACACCAGATTTCATCAAATCATATATTACTTGAGACTCTTAGCTGTCTTTGTTTTACCTAATAGGTAATTCGTATGACATAGCAAGTTAATATGCTTGACATATAGGGCTCAAAGTATTCATCTGGAAGATCAAGAGTATTTTTGGAATTTGCTGTCAGTTAAATAGGTTTCCTCTATTTTTGTTTGGTTGTTTGAGTTACAGAGGTTTCTTTGCATGGTTCACATATCAATTTTAGGTTTTCATCCTAATTTATTTGTCGAAAACATGTTAAATGGGCCGAAGTATTCACATTTCTGAAATATTTATTAATTGTgctattgacaggcatgcataaaaAGGGTTGAAGGAGATGAGACTGGAGAAAAGCATTGCACTGGACAATACTTTGATTATTGGCATTGCATCGACCGAGCTGTATTCTTCTCTCCGTCTATCTCCTTTTCTTTATTTCCATATAACAAATAGTTTGTtaactgatttttttttttttttttttttttttctctctcgcTGCAGGTCGCACCAAAGCTATTTGACAAACTCAAGTAAGAAAAGAGGTTTACATCTTGCATTGTGGTTCTCGATTTGTTGACAGTAGATGTGTATGCATGGGCTTCTTGATAACATAGTCCTGTACTTTGAAATCAAATAAATAGCATCTATAATATACTCAAATGGATTTCATTTGGTTGAGTATTTTACTTCTGTTTCTAGAGCAATAATGTTACAGCAAATTGTTTATGCTATCATTTCTTTGTATAACGAATGAATAAACGTAGGTGGCGACTTTTACATGCTTACATTTGATTGTTTGCGCTCTTTTATATACATTTGTTGGCCATGTGTCTTTCTTTACCTCGAGTGGAGGGATGGTCGGGGTAAAGAAAGGACTTCCTattttacatttatatatttatatacatataaataaataaatgatttatGATTATTTACATCTTACTTCTTCTACACATAACAGTAACAGAAATGGATTGTATATTGTTTCTGTAAATTATTACGCGTACCATTTTCTGGGCAGTCAAGATTAGTGACCAAAGATGATGAGCCAAAGATGATGAGCCAGCTGTTACATATTCTCTCAGAAAGCATAAGAAACCCAGTTTACAAATACCACGAACcttatattattaatttttgtaAGGGTGTTCCCAATGGTGAAGCTCCTCCCTGAGAGGACTAGCCGCCACATTAACACTTACTTCTCAAGACTAATCAAGGACTAAACACTACCAACAATGACATACTTCATCAAATAAATTGGAacccactatattaattaattaattaattaattaaatgtacaaCTAGATAAGCAAAAGGTATCACACAATATAACATAATCCTCGGTCCATGAATATGATTGAAATAGACATAGATAAGGAATAAAAGCTGGACTAGAGGCTGGACTATTTGCTGCCAATGGTGTCCTCGAGGACTAAGAGGAGGACGGTTTGGAAAGCATAACCGTTCGGAGCaccctaataatattattatttttttttttttgaacggcgatatcgacatcgaatgctctcatttgtcacccacacacgcgttaggaggaaacccaattcgcgacgatgttggcagtaccatcgaaggttgggaaaacccccaagagaccttcccaaatcgcattgatgttggtagtaccatcaaaggttgaaaATTCCATGCTTGGAGTGAGGATTGAACATAGGTTGGCAGTACCCCAAGTTGAATCCCACcccataccactcaagccaagcttcggtgataccctaataatattattatttattatgttaactgataataattaaaattttttttttttttttttgaaaggcaattttATTGCAAACCAAAAAGAATACACGAAAGTTGCGAAGCGAGC
The window above is part of the Rutidosis leptorrhynchoides isolate AG116_Rl617_1_P2 chromosome 1, CSIRO_AGI_Rlap_v1, whole genome shotgun sequence genome. Proteins encoded here:
- the LOC139885778 gene encoding cytochrome b-c1 complex subunit 6-1, mitochondrial-like is translated as MGDAEPVDQKRYLEDSSKPKCVRPLIEYQACIKRVEGDETGEKHCTGQYFDYWHCIDRAVAPKLFDKLK